GTGCTAGTTGGGATCCCTGTTAAGACTTTTTCTGCAGGTCAGAATTACAAAACAGTCTCAAAGTGTGTATCTGCCACTCACGACAGCTGAGGTTCTCATGTAGCTTGGAGGTCATGCATAGATCAGGGAAGCTCTGACTACCAACAGAGCAACTTCAAGGAAAGCCCAGTTCTCATGTCTACATTGTGCACAGTCTGAACTGTATTGAGAATGCAGGCATTTACCTGGCTTGGACCTAATGAGAGTTGTTACTACTCAGAAGTCAGTAAAGTCTTGGGTTCTGTTGGCAGTAACAAGTAAACCCTTTCTTCTGAAACTGGTGAGCTAAAATAGTGCTTaggacttttttaaaaaacaaagttgTAAGGAGACACTAGCCATAGTATTAATAGCTCTGATGTGGAGGTGAAGGAAAAGAGAGCAGAAACTTCCAGGGAGCCAGACTAATAATAACTGACAGTATTTATTTGATTGGTTTTTACTTTGAGCAGACTCAGAGCATCATTGAATTGTTGAACAGAGAACTTGCCTTCCAGCTAGCAAGATTATTTTGGCCTGCCTTCTTGGTTCTGATTACATCTGTTCTGTCATTATGCAAGTTCCTAATGTGTGCAGCTATTAGTGATCACTATAGGAGCTGTATAATTGTAAATTATATGAGCACAAAGTAGTGGTCATATAATGACTATATGAATCTAAGTGAAGTATTGAATGTAAACTATATGAACTCCAATTAagtaattaactttttttttttttccccagcacttcATACCCAAGTCCTTTCCCATAAACCTGAAATCTTGGAAGTCATGAGTAACTTCAGCAAAGAAGAATTTGAGTTGACCTTCCTTGATGAAGGTTTCACTGCCAAGGATATCCTTGAccaaaaaataaatgaagtgtCATCTTCTGTAAGTATGATGGGAAAACCACTACATTTCTTGATGCTACAAACTTATAAACTAGTAGAACAAGTTGTCCTTGCAAATGATCCACAAGACAGCCCCCTCAAATGCTGACCTCTAGGCTTATCCTGTTATCTCTTGTTTGTAAGGTTAAGACGTGTGTTTGCTCTAGGATGATAAAGATGCCTTCTATGTTGCTGACCTCGGGGACATTGTGAAGAAGCACATGCGGTGGCATAAGGCCCTTCCTCGGGTGACCCCCTTCTATGCCGTAAAATGCAACGACAGCAAAGCTGTTGTGAAGACACTTGCTGTTCTTGGGGCAGGATTTGATTGTGCCAGTAAGGTGAGATCTCAGCTATCTTCTGATCTGTGATGCTCGTATCTGTGCAGCCTTACAAGACATGTTTTTGTAAAATTAAGGATAACTGAGTGGTGTTGCTTTTGTTGTTCTGATTACATTAATCATCTATGTAGAAATATCTTCTGAAAGTGTAATCTGTTCTTTCTTCAGACTGAAATACAGCTGGTGCAGAGCATTGGTGTGCCTCCTGAGCGAATAATATATGCAAATCCCTGCAAACAAGTATCTCAAATCAAACATGCTGCCAGCAGTGGTGTGCAGATGATGACATTTGACAGTGAAGTAGAACTAATGAAAGTTGCAAGGGCCCATCCAAAAGCCAAGTAAGTAGTGTTCATTGTTCTATCATTCTTCCATGAGTTCCCAAGATACAGAAATATCTGCTTTGTCTGAAACTTGTTCTTCATTAGTTTAAGGCAGTCTGCAAAACTGTGACATGATAAGCATACTTTTAACCAGTGAAATCTAATCTAGTAGAGTTTACTGGCGCTTTAGGAAGAGATACACAAAGCAGCTTATATCTTTAAGCTCAGTCTCATTCTGAGATCATACTTGCCTGGTGATGTCTGTTATACTGAAATTAACAtctcattttttcctgtttctagGTTAGTGTTGCGCATTACCACTGATGACTCCAAAGCAGTCTGTCGTCTGAGTGTTAAATTTGGAGCTACACTTAAGACTAGCAGGCTTCTTCTGGAGCGTGCAAAAGAACTTGACCTTGCCATTGTTGGAGTTAGGTGAGCTGACAGTATCAAAACACAGTCATACCAAACAAGTTTCCTTTAAATTATCTACCTGACAATAGAGATGCCTTTGCATGTGATGACATGAGTTTATACAAAACTTTTTGAGTCATTTGCCAAATAGCAACTGATATTTTGTATCTTTTTATAGTTTCCATGTTGGAAGTGGATGTACAGACCCAGAGACCTTTGTTCAAGCCATTTCTGATGCCCGCTGTGTGTTTGATATGGGAGTAAGTCTAGTTCTGCTTTCTCTGGAACCACTGCTCAACTGTTGTGGCAAAACTGAATGACGTGTACAACTGTTGTGAGGTTAAATGTTGTTGGAATTTTTTAGGTCTTGGTAGCTTACTTTGGCCAGCTTGGCAAAACTAAAATTGGCAGCTCAAACTCAAATTACTGTTACTTGAATACGTGTTAGCTCTGTTTCAACTGTTAATGAAATGACTTCACATTACTTTTTAAGCTTAAATGATAAATTATAAACTGACATAAATTATAAACTTTTTTTGACAGTGTTGCTGTTCATTTCATTTTAGGCTGAACTTGGCTTCAATATGTATCTGCTTGATATTGGTGGTGGCTTCCCTGGCTCTGAAGATGTCAAGCTTAAATTTGAAGAGGTATAGCTTTGCTAAGAAGTTCTCAGGTTGTGGAGTCTGCTTTGGGTGTTGATCCGGATTAAATAAAATCTTGCTTTTTCTGTTTGTATGCAGACAGATTTGCAAAAATGTTTCTGCTTGGTCAGAAATGTAATTAAGAGGGAAGAGGAATTAATCTGAAAACTAGAAATTAGATGAACTCATTAGATACATAGCTAAATGACTGCACAAACATGCAGAAgtctcaaaaaaaaataaagccagtTCTAACTACAGGCTTGATTCTTACTTGGCATAGCCTTCTTCCAGTTGGTGCTGTACTTGAGACCGAATAGATTGGCACTGCTCCCAAAGGGTGTAAGGGTAGTCCTGAACCCATACTGTTCTTAAGGGTAGCAGCATAAGAGGTCAGTGTCAGATTTGATTTTGGGCTAGCTTTTGCATAATTTTTAAGTTGTTCAGTGTTTTCCAGTCTGCTTTACCTCAGCAATATCTCTGCTTTCAGAAGAGGCAAGGGGGCTGAATATGGCTGGGACTTCCACTTAAAGCAGCGTTGTCAGAGCACCTTGACTTCTAA
The genomic region above belongs to Passer domesticus isolate bPasDom1 chromosome 3, bPasDom1.hap1, whole genome shotgun sequence and contains:
- the ODC1 gene encoding ornithine decarboxylase, translating into MSNFSKEEFELTFLDEGFTAKDILDQKINEVSSSDDKDAFYVADLGDIVKKHMRWHKALPRVTPFYAVKCNDSKAVVKTLAVLGAGFDCASKTEIQLVQSIGVPPERIIYANPCKQVSQIKHAASSGVQMMTFDSEVELMKVARAHPKAKLVLRITTDDSKAVCRLSVKFGATLKTSRLLLERAKELDLAIVGVSFHVGSGCTDPETFVQAISDARCVFDMGAELGFNMYLLDIGGGFPGSEDVKLKFEEITSVINPALDKYFPSDSGINIIAEPGRYYVASAFTLAVNIIAKKIVLKEQTGSDDEDDANDKTLMYYVNDGVYGSFNCILYDHAHVKPVLQKRPKPDDSCYSCSIWGPTCDGLDRIVERFNMPELQVGDWILFENMGAYTVAAASTFNGFQRPTIHYVMSRPAWQLMQQIKEQGFLAEVEEQDVASLPVSCAWESGIEYPATCASASINV